A region of Dictyostelium discoideum AX4 chromosome 1 chromosome, whole genome shotgun sequence DNA encodes the following proteins:
- the dcd3B gene encoding N-acylsphingosine amidohydrolase: MENEINYWGVPDSPIDWCEENYIISKYICEFYNTFSSFIITAFGVYGIFLMMSASSRDQALFQHVKIMKELKIRQKVLFSYLSLAIVGVGSAFYHATLLYKNQLFDEFPMMLTASMFVYCILTIDPVDEKNDTATYKLMRRFLPYILSLYVIVVAITITIIRDSPIILQSSFGLLIFSNVFLSYMYTSRCLKTPVMESNPKKFLYLCIASMGIAYISWLTERKLCNNGYVIPGVQLHAVWHALTGLAGFYYIQFFITSCLEKHGYKTKLNWNYGIASVRGFIKSY, from the coding sequence atggagaatgaaataaattattggGGAGTACCAGATTCACCAATTGATTGGTGCGAAGAGAATTATATTATATCAAAATATATATGTGAATTTTATAATACATTTTCAAGTTTTATAATAACAGCATTTGGAGTTTATggtatatttttaatgatgtCAGCATCGTCAAGAGATCAAGCACTTTTTCAACATGTAAAGATCATGAAAGAGTTAAAGATTCGACAAAAggtattattttcatatttatcATTAGCAATCGTTGGTGTTGGTAGCGCATTTTATCATGCAACACTTTTATATAAGAATCAATTATTCGATGAATTTCCAATGATGTTAACTGCATCGATGTTTGTATATTGCATTCTAACCATCGATCCCGTGGACGAAAAGAATGATACCGCAACCTATAAATTAATGCGTCGTTTCTTGCCATACATTCTATCACTATACGTCATTGTGGTGGCAATTACAATCACAATTATTCGCGACTCACCAATCATTTTACAATCGTcatttggtttattaatattttcaaatgtgTTCCTATCGTATATGTATACTTCACGTTGTTTGAAAACACCTGTAATGGAATCAAATCCAAAGAAATTCTTATACCTTTGTATAGCTTCAATGGGTATCGCTTACATTTCTTGGTTAACTGAAAGAAAACTTTGTAACAATGGTTACGTTATCCCTGGTGTACAATTACATGCTGTTTGGCACGCTCTCACTGGTTTGGCTGGTTTCTATTATATTCAATTCTTTATAACTTCTTGTTTAGAAAAACATGGttataaaactaaattaaattGGAATTATGGTATTGCCTCTGTTCGtggttttattaaatcttattaa
- the abcG11 gene encoding ABC transporter G family protein encodes MVHNNDGDNNDQEMQEIGINEKRSQFPHISVEESRQEFDSFSNNIEGESKQFGMNRDAESNMAVESEEDFKLRKYFENSNRMHLENGGNEKKMGVSIRNLTVVGLGADASVIADMSTPFYGLVKLFTPSFWTKKTSTFDILHDVTTFCKDGEMVLVLGRPGAGCSTLLRVIANQTASYVSVKGDITYGGIPSKEFEKYRGEPIYTPEEDSHHPTLTVRETLDFALKCKTPGNRLPDETKRSFRDKVFNLLLSMFGIVHQADTIVGNEFIRGLSGGERKRLTITEAMVSSASITCWDCSTRGLDAASAFDYAKSIRIMSDTLHKTTIASFYQASDSIYNVFDKVCVLEKGRCIYFGPVGMAKQYFMSLGFDCEPRKSTPDFLTGVTNPQERIIKKGFEGRTPETSADFEEAWKNSDIYRDQLQEQKEYEELIERTQPKVAFVQEVRDANSKTNFKKSQYTTSFVTQVIALIKRNFALVLNDKFGMYSKYLSVLIQGFVYASLFYNMDTDITGLFTRGGAILSAVIFNAFLSIGEMAMTFYGRRVLQKHKSYALYRPSALHIAQVVTDIPFTAIQVFLFSIIAYFMFGLQYDAGKFFIFCFTLLGASLACTALFRCFGYLCPSMYIAQNISNVFIIFMLTYSGYTIPIPKMHPWFSWFRHINIFTYAFKALMANEFEGLDFNCKESAIPYGPAYQGSEFDAYRICPLGGIEQGSLYFKGDFYMDKTLSFATGEMSQNVIIVYCWWVFFVVCNMFAMEYIDHTSGGYTHKVYKKGKAPKMNDVEEEKQQNAIVAKATSNMKDTLHMDGGIFTWQNIRYTVKVPGGERLLLDNIEGWIKPGQMTALMGSSGAGKTTLLDVLAKRKTLGVVEGDSHLNGRELEIDFERITGYVEQMDVHNPGLTVREALRFSAKLRQEPEVSLEEKFKYVEHVLEMMEMKHLGDALIGTLETGVGISVEERKRLTIGVELVAKPQILFLDEPTSGLDAQSSYNIIKFIRKLADAGMPLVCTIHQPSSVLFEHFDRILLLAKGGKTVYFGDIGEKSKTLTSYFERHGVRPCTESENPAEYILEATGAGVHGKSDVNWPEAWKQSPELADISRELAALKEQGAQQYKPRSDGPAREFSQSTWYQTKEVYKRLNLIWWRDPYYTYGSFVQAALCGLIIGFTFWNLQGSSSDMNQRIFFIFEALMLGILLIFVVMPQLIIQREYFKRDFASKFYSWFPFAISIVVVELPFIVISGTIFFFCSFWTAGLHKTSDDEQTFYFWFIFIIFMFFCVSFGQAVAAVCINMFFAMTLIPLLIVFLFLFCGVMVPPSSIPTFWRGWVYHLNPCRYFMEGIITNILKTVRVECSEEDMAIFTFPKSYNTCQNYTSAFQSYKPSGYVESATLNGEPACGYCIYKNGEEYYETLGWSADNRWRNVGIIIGFFVFNILMVILFVYLTRKGSR; translated from the exons tcCATAAcaatgatggtgataataatgacCAAGAAATGCAAGAGATTGGGATTAATGAAAAGAGAAGTCAATTCCCACACATAAGTGTTGAAGAATCTCGTCAAGAGTTTGactcattttcaaataatatcgAAGGAGAGTCAAAACAATTTGGAATGAATAGAGATGCTGAATCTAATATGGCAGTTGAAAGTGAagaagattttaaattaagaaaatattttgaaaattcaaatagaATGCATCTTGAAAATGGtggtaatgaaaaaaaaatgggtgtTTCCATTAGAAATTTAACTGTTGTTGGTCTTGGTGCTGATGCATCTGTAATTGCTGATATGTCAACTCCATTTTATGGTTTAGTTAAACTTTTTACTCCATCTTTTTG gaCTAAAAAAACATCAACATTTGATATTTTACATGATGTTACAACATTTTGTAAAGATGGTGAAATGGTTTTAGTTTTAGGTAGACCAGGTGCTGGTTGTTCAACATTGTTACGTGTTATTGCAAATCAAACTGCATCATATGTTTCAGTTAAAGGTGATATTACATATGGTGGTATTCCTTCAAAAGAGTTTGAAAAATATAGAGGTGAACCTATTTATACACCAGAAGAAGATTCACATCATCCAACTTTAACAGTTCGTGAAACTTTAGATTTTGCATTAAAATGTAAAACTCCAGGTAATCGTTTACCAGATGAAACTAAAAGATCTTTCCGtgataaagtttttaatttattattatcaatgttTGGTATTGTTCATCAAGCTGATACT attgttggtaatgaatttattagAGGTTTATCAGGTGGTGAAAGAAAACGTTTAACAATTACAGAAGCAATGGTATCATCAGCATCAATTACATGTTGGGATTGTTCAACTCGTGGTCTCGATGCAGCATCAGCATTTGATTATGCAAAATCAATTCGTATTATGTCTGATACATTACACAAAACAACAATTGCATCATTTTATCAAGCATCCGATTCAATTTATAATGTATTTGATAAAGTTTGTGTTTTAGAAAAAGGTCGTTGTATTTATTTTGGTCCAGTTGGTATGGCAAAACAATATTTTATGAGCTTGGGTTTCGATTGTGAACCAAGAAAATCAACACCAGATTTTTTAACTGGTGTAACAAATCCACAGGAacgtattattaaaaaaggatTTGAAGGTCGTACTCCAGAAACTTCAGCAGATTTCGAAGAAGCATGGAAAAACTCTGATATATATAGAGATCAACTTCAAGAACAAAAAGAATAtgaagaattaattgaaagaaCTCAACCAAAAGTTGCATTTGTTCAAGAGGTTAGGGATGCAAATAGtaaaaccaatttcaaaaaatcacAATATACAACAAGTTTTGTTACTCAAGTTATTgcattaattaaaagaaattttgcATTGGTTTTAAATGATAAGTTTGGTATGTACTCTAAATATCTCTCAGTTTTAATTCAAGGTTTCGTTTATGCTTCACTTTTCTATAATATGGATACAGATATTACTGGTTTATTTACTAGAGGTGGTGCAATTCTTTCAGCTGTAATTTTCAATGCTTTTCTCTCCATTGGTGAAATGGCAATGACTTTCTATGGTCGTCGTGTTTTACAAAAACATAAGAGTTATGCTTTATATCGTCCATCTGCTTTACATATTGCACAAGTTGTAACTGATATTCCATTCACAGCAATTCAAGTATtcttattttcaattattgcATACTTTATGTTTGGTTTACAATATGATGCTggtaaattctttattttttgttttacttTGCTTGGTGCAAGTTTAGCATGTACAGCACTTTTCAGATGTTTTGGTTACCTTTGTCCATCGATGTATATCGCtcaaaatatttcaaatgttttcatcattttcatgcTTACCTATTCTGGTTATACCATTCCAATTCCAAAAATGCATCCATGGTTCAGTTGGTTTAGACATATCAATATCTTTACCTATGCATTTAAAGCATTAATGGcaaatgaatttgaaggtttggattttaattgtaaagaATCTGCAATTCCATATGGTCCAGCATATCAAGGTTCAGAGTTTGATGCATATAGAATTTGTCCATTAGGTGGTATTGAACAAGGTAGTCTCTACtttaaaggtgatttttATATGGATAAAACTTTATCATTTGCAACTGGAGAAATGTCACAAAATGTTATCATTGTTTATTGTTGGTGGGTTTTCTTTGTAGTTTGTAATATGTTTGCAATGGAATACATTGATCATACAAGTGGCGGTTATACTCATAAAGTTTACAAAAAAGGTAAAGCTCCAAAAATGAATGAtgttgaagaagaaaaacaacaaaatgcCATTGTAGCAAAAGCAACAAGTAATATGAAAGATACTCTTCATATGGATGGTGGTATTTTCACATGGCAAAACATTAGATACACTGTCAAAGTTCCAGGTGGtgaaagattattattagataatATTGAAGGTTGGATTAAACCAGGTCAAATGACAGCTTTAATGGGTTCATCGGGTGCTGGTAAAACAACTTTACTCGATGTTTTAGCAAAGAGAAAAACTTTGGGTGTTGTTGAAGGTGATTCACATTTAAATGGTAGAGAATtagaaattgattttgaacgTATTACTGGTTATGTAGAACAAATGGATGTCCACAATCCAGGTTTAACAGTTAGAGAAGCATTACGTTTCTCTGCAAAATTACGTCAAGAACCAGAGGTATCATTAGAagagaaatttaaatatgttGAACATGTTTTAGAAATGATGGAAATGAAACATTTAGGTGATGCATTAATTGGTACATTAGAAACTGGTGTTGGTATTTCAGTtgaagaaagaaaaagattaaCAATTGGTGTTGAATTGGTTGCAAAACCACAAATTCTTTTCCTTGATGAACCAACATCTGGTTTAGATGCTCAATCATCAtataatatcattaaatttattcgTAAATTAGCAGATGCAGGTATGCCATTAGTTTGTACAATTCATCAACCATCATCAGTATTATTTGAACATTTTGATCGTATTCTTTTATTAGCTAAAGGTGGTAAAACAGTATATTTCGGTGATATTggtgaaaaatcaaaaactttAACATCATACTTTGAACGTCATGGTGTTCGTCCATGTACTGAGAGTGAAAATCCAGCAGAATATATTTTAGAAGCAACTGGTGCAGGTGTTCATGGTAAGTCTGATGTTAATTGGCCAGAAGCTTGGAAACAATCACCAGAGTTAGCCGATATTTCAAGGGAATTAGCAGCATTAAAAGAACAAGGTGCACAACAATATAAACCAAGAAGTGATGGACCAGCAAGAGAATTCTCACAATCAACATGGTATCAAACTAAAGAAGTTTATAAacgtttaaatttaatttggtGGAGAGATCCATACTATACATATGGTTCATTCGTTCAAGCTGCACTATGTGGTTTAATTATTGGTTTTACATTTTGGAATCTTCAAGGTTCAAGTAGTGATATGAATCAAagaattttctttattttcgaAGCACTCATGTTAGGTATCTTATTGATTTTCGTTGTAATGCCACAATTAATTATCCAACGTGAATACTTTAAGAGAGATTTTGCCAGTAAATTCTATTCATGGTTCCCATTTgcaatttcaattgttgttgtagaaTTACCGTTCATTGTTATTTCAGGTACAATCTTCTTCTTTTGTTCATTCTGGACTGCAGGATTACATAAAACTAGTGACGATGAACAAACCTTTTATTTCTggttcattttcattatctttatGTTTTTCTGTGTTTCTTTCGGTCAAGCAGTAGCAGCAGTTTGTATCAATATGTTCTTTGCAATGACATTGATTCCATTGTTAATTGTTTTCCTATTTCTTTTCTGTGGAGTGATGGTCCCCCCATCATCAATTCCAACCTTTTGGAGAGGATGGGTGTATCATTTAAACCCATGTCGTTACTTTATGGAAGGTATTAtcacaaatattttaaaaactgtCCGTGTCGAGTGCTCTGAAGAAGATATGGCCATTTTTACATTCCCAAAGAGTTATAATACTTGTCAAAACTATACTAGTGCTTTTCAATCATATAAACCATCCGGCTATGTTGAGAGTGCTACATTAAATGGGGAACCAGCATGTGGTTATTGTATCTATAAAAATGGTGAAGAATATTACGAAACACTTGGTTGGTCAGCTGATAATCGTTGGAGAAATGTTGGTATTATCATTGGTTTCTttgttttcaatattttaatgGTTATCCTATTTGTTTACTTAACTAGAAAAGGAAGtagataa